A window of Gemmatimonadaceae bacterium contains these coding sequences:
- a CDS encoding WYL domain-containing protein: MTTSAAEQLSRILRIIPEIADGEEHDISAVALSLGIERDTLLSDLRAIGERYGLPGGFVEGMEIFITATTISARSDQFLRPMGLTIPELKALELGLTVLEQERPPDDRPVIDSARQRLRKLIAHLPIEEGVHEMRMAELVPSDGLPFLDEVRRALKNRRKVRISYRSSAATEAKGRVIRPYGMVAASGMWYVVAYCEASEGLRVFRADRIEDATLLADRYEIPASFSIRETLREGRALQTDTPSGGMTVRYSPRVARWIAEREGRELSPDGSLTIEHPLADAEWGVRHVLQYGPEAEVLEPQSLREEIVRRLGSLEGK; encoded by the coding sequence ATGACAACGTCTGCCGCCGAGCAGCTCAGTCGCATCCTCCGGATCATTCCGGAAATCGCCGACGGTGAGGAGCACGACATCTCGGCCGTCGCGCTCAGTCTCGGCATTGAGCGCGACACTCTTCTCTCCGACCTGCGAGCGATTGGCGAGCGCTACGGTCTGCCGGGCGGATTCGTCGAAGGCATGGAAATCTTCATCACCGCTACGACAATCTCGGCGAGGTCGGATCAGTTTCTTCGTCCGATGGGTCTCACGATCCCGGAGCTCAAGGCGCTGGAGCTGGGGCTTACGGTTCTCGAGCAGGAGCGTCCACCCGACGACAGGCCGGTGATCGACTCCGCGCGCCAACGGCTTCGCAAGCTGATCGCTCACCTACCTATAGAAGAGGGCGTCCACGAGATGCGGATGGCCGAGTTGGTGCCGAGTGACGGGCTACCATTCCTGGACGAGGTGCGGCGCGCGCTCAAGAATCGTCGCAAGGTGCGCATCAGCTACCGGAGCTCGGCCGCCACGGAGGCGAAGGGTCGCGTCATTCGTCCCTATGGAATGGTGGCGGCGAGCGGGATGTGGTACGTCGTCGCCTACTGCGAGGCGAGCGAAGGTCTGCGCGTGTTTCGCGCGGACCGCATCGAGGACGCGACGCTGCTTGCCGATCGCTATGAGATCCCGGCCAGCTTCTCGATTCGCGAAACCCTGCGCGAGGGGCGCGCGTTGCAAACGGACACGCCGTCGGGCGGGATGACTGTGCGCTACTCGCCCCGCGTCGCGCGGTGGATCGCCGAGCGTGAGGGAAGGGAGCTGTCGCCCGACGGGTCGCTCACCATCGAGCATCCGCTCGCCGATGCGGAGTGGGGAGTGCGGCACGTTCTGCAATACGGGCCGGAGGCGGAAGTGCTCGAACCGCAGTCGTTGCGGGAGGAGATCGTGAGGCGGCTGGGTTCTCTTGAGGGGAAATAG
- the nadS gene encoding NadS family protein: MKPAAFEELLASVRQMGAIRRGTLKPARVTKFKPADVKALRSRLGQSQTEFALMIGVSVATLRNWEQGRRRPEGPALALLRVATTNPRLVARALHAPPKKGAA, encoded by the coding sequence GTGAAACCTGCGGCGTTCGAAGAGCTGCTCGCGAGTGTGCGCCAGATGGGGGCAATCCGGCGCGGAACACTCAAGCCAGCGCGCGTGACGAAGTTCAAGCCGGCTGACGTCAAAGCCCTCCGCTCCCGGCTCGGTCAGTCTCAAACCGAGTTCGCCCTGATGATAGGCGTAAGCGTAGCGACGCTTCGTAACTGGGAGCAGGGGCGTCGCAGGCCTGAAGGTCCGGCGCTGGCTCTCCTGCGAGTGGCTACCACGAATCCGCGACTGGTGGCGAGGGCCCTGCATGCACCGCCGAAGAAAGGGGCAGCGTAG
- a CDS encoding type II toxin-antitoxin system RelE/ParE family toxin yields the protein MPVFTRTVQRHLTDDAYRALQLALVLRPEQGAMIRGAAGVRKMRWASSGRGQRGGLRVIYYWARREETFYMLYAYSKNQQGDLSANEIRTLARLVREELK from the coding sequence ATGCCAGTGTTCACTCGTACGGTGCAGCGGCATCTAACCGATGACGCCTACCGGGCACTACAGCTGGCACTCGTGCTGAGGCCGGAGCAGGGAGCCATGATTCGGGGTGCCGCCGGCGTTCGTAAAATGCGATGGGCTTCGAGCGGCAGAGGACAGAGAGGCGGCCTCCGAGTGATCTATTACTGGGCGAGACGGGAAGAAACGTTCTACATGCTCTACGCATACAGCAAGAATCAACAGGGAGACCTCAGTGCGAATGAGATTCGAACTTTGGCACGTCTGGTCCGTGAGGAATTGAAGTGA
- a CDS encoding type II toxin-antitoxin system HicB family antitoxin: MRTFTAVVERDPESGIYVGYVPGFPGAHSQGATPEELQGNLREVIEMLLEDGDPELDGEFVGTQTIQVA; this comes from the coding sequence ATGCGCACGTTTACGGCGGTTGTGGAGCGAGACCCGGAGTCCGGTATCTACGTTGGTTACGTACCGGGATTTCCGGGCGCACACAGTCAAGGGGCGACTCCGGAAGAGCTCCAAGGCAATTTGCGAGAAGTAATCGAGATGTTGCTTGAGGACGGAGACCCGGAGCTCGACGGAGAATTCGTGGGGACGCAGACGATCCAAGTGGCGTAA
- a CDS encoding VWA domain-containing protein: MKTSVVLDYHLAAGRVGYIVRALLKFEGDSTAPTERIPLNLSLVLDRSGSMSGHKLSYARRAAADLVRRLRPEDVVSVVAYDDVVTTVAEPQTGDAQRDLPGEIENIESGGSTNLSGGWLRGRELVARNGGKAINRVLLMTDGLANVGLVQPPQLVGLCTNGLENGITTSTIGFGEDYDEDLLRGMAEAGGGHSYYIENPDQAPGVFEEEIEGLLSLAAQNIEVKIAPEQSVELVNIHNNYPSHGAADGITVALGDLYAREPKSLLIEFFVDGLQDQGTREIARIKATADVLTTGGGVERQEISVPVSASLDGEGAPEPEIERTQLLLDAAKAREEARERGRRGDFDGAADLLMEMNVACMASPELGAVVAEQAADLSAMADKYRARDVSSADEKYLYQRAYNARRGKAQYEEKISRQRKKK, translated from the coding sequence ATGAAAACCTCGGTAGTTCTCGATTACCACCTCGCAGCCGGCCGCGTCGGCTACATCGTCCGCGCGCTCCTCAAGTTCGAGGGCGATTCGACCGCGCCAACCGAGCGCATTCCGCTGAACCTCTCGCTGGTTCTCGACCGTTCCGGCTCAATGAGTGGCCACAAGCTCAGTTACGCCCGCCGGGCGGCGGCCGATCTCGTCCGCCGTCTTCGGCCGGAGGATGTGGTCAGCGTCGTGGCGTACGACGACGTTGTGACCACGGTCGCCGAGCCGCAGACTGGGGACGCGCAACGCGACCTTCCCGGTGAGATCGAAAACATCGAGTCGGGCGGCTCAACCAATCTCAGCGGTGGCTGGCTTCGCGGCCGCGAGCTCGTGGCCCGGAACGGTGGCAAAGCAATAAATCGCGTCCTTCTCATGACCGATGGACTGGCAAACGTCGGCCTCGTCCAGCCCCCTCAACTCGTCGGCCTCTGCACGAATGGTCTCGAGAACGGAATCACCACTTCCACGATCGGTTTCGGCGAGGACTATGACGAGGACCTCCTTCGCGGAATGGCGGAAGCAGGTGGTGGGCACAGTTACTACATCGAGAACCCAGATCAGGCCCCCGGTGTCTTCGAGGAAGAGATCGAAGGACTGCTCAGCCTCGCCGCGCAGAACATCGAGGTGAAGATCGCGCCCGAGCAATCGGTGGAACTCGTCAACATTCACAACAACTACCCGTCGCACGGCGCTGCCGACGGAATCACCGTCGCACTCGGCGACCTCTACGCGCGTGAGCCCAAGTCGCTCCTGATCGAGTTCTTCGTCGATGGACTTCAGGATCAGGGCACGAGAGAGATTGCACGGATCAAGGCAACCGCCGATGTACTCACTACCGGCGGCGGAGTGGAGCGGCAGGAGATCAGTGTTCCCGTTTCCGCGAGTCTCGACGGCGAAGGAGCTCCTGAGCCCGAGATCGAGCGAACGCAACTGTTGCTCGATGCAGCGAAAGCACGTGAAGAGGCGAGGGAGCGTGGACGCCGAGGAGATTTCGATGGCGCGGCTGACTTGCTGATGGAGATGAACGTCGCCTGCATGGCGTCGCCGGAGCTGGGTGCAGTCGTCGCCGAGCAAGCTGCAGATCTGTCCGCAATGGCAGACAAGTACAGGGCGCGGGACGTTTCAAGCGCTGACGAGAAGTACCTCTATCAGCGAGCCTACAACGCACGCCGCGGAAAGGCGCAGTACGAGGAGAAGATTTCGCGACAGCGCAAGAAGAAGTAA
- a CDS encoding type II toxin-antitoxin system RelE/ParE family toxin, producing MRRLRVRKLARSEIEAAYAWYLQHSPDAAQRFLDAADEAISLISNAPEQYPLVHGRLRRALLRHFPYAVYYKVFPTVISIVGVIHGHRHPKTWLTRVKC from the coding sequence GTGCGCCGGCTTCGCGTTCGGAAGCTCGCGCGAAGCGAGATTGAAGCCGCCTACGCCTGGTACCTGCAGCATTCGCCTGATGCGGCACAACGCTTTCTCGACGCCGCTGATGAAGCGATCTCGCTGATTTCTAACGCACCGGAACAGTATCCGCTCGTTCATGGGCGTCTTCGGCGCGCTCTACTCCGGCATTTTCCATATGCCGTTTACTACAAAGTATTTCCGACCGTAATCAGCATCGTTGGTGTTATTCACGGCCATCGTCATCCGAAGACATGGCTCACGCGTGTTAAGTGCTAA
- a CDS encoding sulfatase → MASNHASGPMAPPSRALHIRWVRTLRHLAPALIVTAICIFGGSSAANGQTRPNVVFLMSDDHAAHAISAYQKYLRYGAHLSRTPNLDRLARSGMLFVNSFVTNSICGPARATVLTGQYGHLNGVMTNTESLHPTTVTFPRLMQAAGYQTALFGKWHLKTQPVGFDRYEILSGQGPYYNPVLYKSASDSTRYMGYTLDIATGLALDWLRNGRAKDRPFLLMLTFNAPHRWWDPGPNQLALYRDTLFAEPPTFWDSAGGRASPAKDPEMKIGLDLVPRDLKLADPTNLTPEQLATYKGAYAKENAALRSANLTGDALTKWKYQRFIADYMRVVSALDEQVGKVLDALDAAGLSKNTVVVYTSDQGFFLGDHGWFDKRWMYEESLRTPLIVRWPGVVKPASSNTDLVMNLDLAETFLEIAGAKVPASMQGTSIVPLLKGRAPKNWRDAIYYQYFEYPGWHAVRRQYGVRTKQHKLIHYYEIGEWELFDLARDPEELRNLYGDNKYAPVVTQMKRKLDALRRQYAVPAKDPSPYYPWELPPEYRRRGTPGSTRTSGITPPNSHAAHHPE, encoded by the coding sequence ATGGCGTCAAATCACGCGTCCGGGCCGATGGCGCCGCCATCACGGGCGCTGCACATTCGATGGGTGCGCACACTTCGGCACCTCGCTCCGGCGCTGATCGTAACAGCAATTTGCATTTTCGGAGGCTCGAGCGCTGCGAATGGGCAGACACGCCCAAACGTCGTCTTCCTCATGTCCGACGACCACGCTGCGCATGCGATCTCGGCCTACCAGAAATACCTGAGGTACGGGGCCCACCTTTCTCGGACACCGAATCTCGACCGCCTCGCCCGCTCCGGGATGCTGTTCGTCAATTCCTTCGTCACGAATTCCATCTGCGGGCCGGCGCGCGCGACCGTGCTCACCGGCCAGTACGGACACCTGAACGGTGTGATGACCAACACCGAGTCGCTCCATCCCACCACCGTGACCTTCCCGCGGCTGATGCAGGCGGCGGGATATCAGACCGCACTCTTCGGTAAATGGCACCTCAAGACGCAGCCTGTTGGGTTCGACCGATACGAAATCCTTAGCGGTCAGGGACCGTACTACAATCCCGTTCTCTACAAATCCGCGAGCGACAGCACTCGCTACATGGGATACACTCTCGACATAGCCACCGGCCTCGCACTGGACTGGCTGCGCAACGGCCGCGCAAAGGATCGCCCCTTCCTCCTGATGCTCACCTTCAACGCCCCGCACCGGTGGTGGGATCCGGGACCGAATCAGCTCGCGCTCTACCGCGATACACTGTTCGCTGAGCCGCCAACGTTCTGGGATTCGGCGGGCGGACGCGCGTCGCCGGCGAAAGATCCGGAGATGAAGATCGGCCTCGATCTCGTCCCACGCGATCTCAAGCTCGCCGATCCGACGAATCTCACACCCGAGCAGCTCGCGACCTACAAAGGAGCTTACGCGAAAGAAAACGCCGCTCTCCGTAGCGCGAATCTTACCGGCGACGCGCTCACCAAATGGAAATACCAGCGCTTCATCGCCGACTACATGCGCGTCGTCTCCGCACTCGACGAACAGGTCGGCAAAGTCCTCGACGCACTCGATGCCGCCGGTCTCTCAAAGAACACTGTCGTCGTCTACACCTCTGACCAGGGCTTCTTCCTCGGCGACCACGGCTGGTTCGACAAGCGATGGATGTATGAGGAATCGCTGCGCACACCGCTGATCGTCCGCTGGCCGGGCGTCGTGAAGCCCGCGTCGAGCAACACGGATCTCGTGATGAATCTCGACCTGGCCGAGACGTTTCTCGAAATCGCGGGCGCAAAAGTGCCGGCATCGATGCAGGGCACCAGCATCGTCCCTCTTCTCAAGGGCAGAGCTCCAAAGAACTGGCGCGACGCGATCTACTACCAGTACTTCGAGTATCCCGGCTGGCACGCGGTGCGTCGCCAGTACGGCGTGCGCACGAAACAGCACAAGCTCATTCACTACTATGAGATAGGCGAATGGGAGCTGTTCGACCTCGCCCGCGATCCGGAGGAGCTGCGCAACCTCTATGGCGACAATAAATACGCGCCGGTCGTCACGCAGATGAAACGCAAGCTCGATGCTCTGAGGCGACAGTACGCCGTCCCCGCGAAGGATCCCTCCCCGTACTATCCGTGGGAGCTGCCGCCCGAGTATCGCCGTCGGGGAACGCCTGGAAGCACGCGAACCTCGGGCATCACGCCGCCAAACTCACACGCGGCCCACCACCCCGAATAA
- a CDS encoding serine/threonine-protein kinase yields MTETPETPEKPFEEQLKSSLSHAYDIERELGGGGMSRVFVATDRLLGRKIVIKLLSPELIESVNRARFRREIQVAAQLQHPHIVTLLSAGEDGNLVYYTMPFIEGESLKSAVEQKGPLGVKEVIRVLYDVTDALSYAHARGVVHRDIKPANILRSGAHSLVTDFGVAKALNAAMSSSPMTSTGMAIGTPAYMAPEQLAGDPTADHRIDIYAVGLLAYELLAGKSPFWAATPMAQMAALLTLNPKPLNEIRSDVPKKLSSVIMSCLEKDPNDRPPTAEALMHLLDGIATMSGEIRTREHKVPTDEHKVRAKTQKVRTREEKERAKGRTAPVPVPVPFFVEGEGEERPPEKSRRGLLIGALAVLLLAATGAGAMLFSRNAKKSEAASADGQKSALAAGQTAATSGAGAAGVGAPGTAASGVAANAPAAPPVFTRVDSLAIAEAVKKALAQAAAAAPKGAGKTTINTDSLRQVAQRRATDSIAAVKVAAAAAVAAAAPVAAPAAAPVTPVARVPGKQRLAIADARVSTDQPEFNSFSRALVDALRSALGGKEAFALVDQDEVRGVLGRTSSRDEATGILQPDAMVTFGFAGTGETVTINVTVRDLRSGSTYGMRAISAKVMPAYPQYYLDPIVQAVVKRLDELSRAPTIGKR; encoded by the coding sequence ATGACCGAAACACCAGAAACGCCCGAAAAGCCGTTCGAAGAACAGCTGAAGTCCTCTCTTTCCCACGCCTACGACATCGAGCGCGAGCTCGGCGGCGGAGGAATGAGCCGAGTGTTCGTGGCGACCGACCGGCTGCTCGGCCGAAAGATCGTCATCAAGCTCCTCTCACCCGAGCTCATCGAAAGCGTCAACCGCGCGCGATTCCGCCGCGAGATTCAGGTCGCCGCACAGCTTCAGCATCCCCACATCGTCACGCTCCTCTCGGCCGGCGAAGACGGTAACCTCGTTTACTACACGATGCCGTTCATCGAAGGAGAGTCCCTCAAGTCCGCTGTCGAGCAGAAAGGGCCGCTGGGGGTCAAAGAGGTGATCAGGGTTCTCTACGATGTGACCGATGCCCTTTCGTATGCGCATGCGCGGGGCGTCGTTCACCGTGACATCAAGCCGGCCAATATTCTTCGGTCGGGCGCTCATTCGCTGGTCACCGACTTCGGAGTAGCCAAAGCTCTTAATGCCGCCATGTCGTCGTCGCCAATGACCTCCACGGGAATGGCGATCGGCACTCCGGCGTACATGGCGCCTGAACAACTCGCGGGCGATCCGACGGCTGATCATCGCATCGACATTTACGCGGTCGGATTGCTTGCATACGAGCTTCTTGCGGGGAAATCGCCGTTCTGGGCGGCGACACCCATGGCACAGATGGCAGCTCTCCTGACCCTGAATCCGAAGCCGCTGAATGAGATCCGAAGCGATGTTCCGAAGAAGCTTTCGTCGGTCATCATGTCCTGCCTCGAGAAAGACCCGAACGACCGACCGCCGACAGCAGAGGCCCTGATGCACCTGCTCGACGGCATTGCGACAATGTCCGGCGAAATCAGAACGAGAGAGCACAAGGTTCCAACGGACGAGCACAAGGTCCGTGCGAAAACGCAGAAGGTTCGCACGAGAGAGGAAAAGGAGCGGGCGAAGGGGCGCACTGCCCCCGTCCCGGTCCCGGTGCCGTTCTTCGTCGAAGGCGAAGGTGAAGAGAGGCCGCCCGAAAAGAGTCGCCGCGGATTGCTGATTGGCGCACTCGCCGTGCTGCTCCTCGCGGCGACGGGTGCGGGCGCGATGCTCTTCTCGCGCAACGCGAAGAAGTCCGAGGCGGCGTCCGCCGATGGACAGAAGTCGGCCCTTGCTGCCGGACAGACGGCGGCGACGTCCGGCGCTGGGGCGGCCGGCGTGGGGGCGCCCGGGACTGCCGCATCAGGAGTCGCTGCGAACGCGCCTGCCGCTCCGCCGGTCTTTACCCGCGTCGATTCTCTCGCGATCGCCGAAGCGGTGAAAAAAGCCCTCGCTCAGGCGGCGGCGGCAGCACCGAAGGGTGCTGGTAAGACCACAATCAACACGGACTCCCTGAGGCAGGTCGCGCAGCGCCGAGCGACTGATTCCATCGCGGCCGTAAAAGTGGCGGCCGCTGCAGCTGTTGCAGCTGCTGCCCCCGTCGCAGCGCCTGCCGCGGCGCCTGTCACGCCGGTAGCCCGCGTGCCGGGGAAACAAAGGCTCGCGATAGCCGATGCCCGCGTGAGCACAGACCAACCGGAATTCAACTCATTCTCTCGCGCCCTGGTGGACGCGCTGCGCAGTGCACTCGGCGGCAAGGAAGCATTCGCCCTGGTAGACCAGGATGAAGTGCGGGGCGTTCTCGGCCGTACTTCGTCGCGCGACGAGGCGACAGGAATTCTTCAGCCCGACGCCATGGTCACATTTGGCTTCGCCGGCACTGGAGAGACGGTCACCATCAACGTCACCGTCCGGGACCTGAGAAGCGGCTCGACCTACGGGATGCGCGCGATATCCGCCAAGGTGATGCCGGCGTATCCGCAGTACTATCTCGATCCGATCGTTCAGGCTGTGGTGAAGAGGCTCGACGAATTGTCGCGCGCACCAACGATCGGCAAGCGCTGA
- a CDS encoding PIN domain-containing protein translates to MAGALFLDTAGWFAALSPREQGHQTARDTYADAVRRGQLLVTTPLVAAEMHTLILRWRGPGAGTLFLETVFETGSHLVVPLDTELIEGAISRWIRRFADKSLSLADAVSFEVMRRERITRALTFDRHFADADFEILKPAAPK, encoded by the coding sequence ATGGCGGGTGCGCTGTTTCTCGATACCGCCGGCTGGTTCGCGGCGCTTTCGCCGCGAGAGCAGGGGCACCAGACGGCACGAGACACATATGCCGATGCGGTGCGCCGAGGCCAGCTGCTCGTGACCACGCCACTCGTTGCGGCGGAGATGCACACACTGATCCTACGCTGGCGCGGCCCGGGCGCGGGGACGCTTTTTCTCGAAACGGTATTCGAAACCGGCTCCCACCTCGTGGTGCCACTCGACACAGAGCTGATCGAGGGCGCTATCTCGCGCTGGATTCGGCGGTTTGCCGATAAGTCTCTCTCGCTCGCCGACGCCGTGAGCTTCGAGGTGATGCGGCGCGAGCGAATTACGCGGGCGCTTACGTTCGACCGCCACTTCGCGGACGCCGATTTCGAGATTCTGAAGCCGGCCGCGCCGAAATAG
- a CDS encoding ceramidase domain-containing protein: MPDSCFCEAIRSDGIKQPANAWSSLAFVVVAVLVLLRWARTPSAGRATYPLLYAFTLVVVGLGSAYFHATLSFRGQFVDVFGMYLIATFALLYSISQLRALSGALFVAVFIAANAVLAMLLYWVPVYRRPIFGVLVVAVLFVEILIRRRSGPRAATRHLSVAASIMGLAFVIWTLDFTRTLCRPESWMQGHAVWHVLGAAAAWYLFRYYHESKPATAT, translated from the coding sequence ATGCCCGACTCGTGCTTCTGCGAGGCGATCAGGAGCGATGGCATCAAGCAGCCGGCGAACGCATGGTCGTCGCTCGCCTTCGTTGTAGTAGCAGTGCTGGTGTTGCTGCGATGGGCGCGCACGCCATCCGCTGGCAGAGCGACGTACCCGCTTCTGTATGCCTTCACGTTGGTTGTTGTCGGACTCGGCAGCGCGTACTTCCACGCAACTCTCAGCTTTCGCGGGCAATTCGTCGATGTGTTCGGCATGTACCTCATCGCGACGTTCGCCCTTCTATATAGTATAAGCCAGCTGCGCGCACTCTCGGGCGCTTTGTTTGTCGCGGTGTTTATCGCGGCGAACGCTGTGCTGGCAATGCTGCTCTACTGGGTGCCCGTTTACCGGCGACCAATCTTTGGGGTGCTGGTTGTCGCCGTTCTTTTCGTCGAGATTCTCATCCGCCGCAGGAGTGGGCCACGCGCCGCCACCCGGCATTTGTCGGTGGCGGCTTCGATCATGGGGCTCGCGTTCGTGATCTGGACTCTCGATTTCACACGGACCCTGTGCCGGCCGGAGAGCTGGATGCAGGGCCACGCAGTGTGGCATGTTCTGGGCGCCGCTGCAGCCTGGTATCTGTTTCGATATTACCACGAATCGAAACCCGCGACGGCGACATGA